A genomic region of Miscanthus floridulus cultivar M001 chromosome 3, ASM1932011v1, whole genome shotgun sequence contains the following coding sequences:
- the LOC136547562 gene encoding uncharacterized protein isoform X1 produces MADGSSNSSASSVATGEQVQAFVEKKYGGMVPKKPLISKDQERAYFDSADWVLGKQAANSGNARAATAIESLKPKLKRTPHHQLPPRKPTCASS; encoded by the exons ATGGCCGACGGCAGCAGCAACTCGTCGGCGTCGTCGGTGGCCACGGGAGAACAGGTACAG GCTTTCGTTGAGAAGAAGTATGGTGGAATGGTGCCTAAGAAGCCTCTGATTTCAAAG GATCAGGAGCGCGCCTATTTCGATTCTGCGGACTGGGTCCTTGGCAAG CAAGCTGCAAACAGCGGCAACGCACGGGCTGCTACTGCTATCGAATCCTTGAAGCCAAAGCTAAAG AGGACGCCCCATCACCAGCTTCCCCCTCGCAAGCCGACCTGTGCGTCCAGCTGA
- the LOC136547562 gene encoding uncharacterized protein isoform X2 — MADGSSNSSASSVATGEQAFVEKKYGGMVPKKPLISKDQERAYFDSADWVLGKQAANSGNARAATAIESLKPKLKRTPHHQLPPRKPTCASS, encoded by the exons ATGGCCGACGGCAGCAGCAACTCGTCGGCGTCGTCGGTGGCCACGGGAGAACAG GCTTTCGTTGAGAAGAAGTATGGTGGAATGGTGCCTAAGAAGCCTCTGATTTCAAAG GATCAGGAGCGCGCCTATTTCGATTCTGCGGACTGGGTCCTTGGCAAG CAAGCTGCAAACAGCGGCAACGCACGGGCTGCTACTGCTATCGAATCCTTGAAGCCAAAGCTAAAG AGGACGCCCCATCACCAGCTTCCCCCTCGCAAGCCGACCTGTGCGTCCAGCTGA